AGGTGGGACCCGGTGCGGCAGAGCGCTGGCTCGGAAACTGCTTCCGGGGTGAGGTACTGCGCTTGCGCGTCCCCACTTTTCCTCTTCAGCTGCAGCAAGGGCTCAGGGCTGCAGGTGAGCTGTGCACCCATCCCATCAAGGAAACTTTCCTTGCAATGGCATGAAAATAAACGGGTCTTTGCTGAGCATGCGCCCTCTCCTTCAATCTCTCAATCTccacatcaagaaaaaaattcagaggacctggggaaggagggatggaggctgCCCTCCCAGAGCTCTTTCCTGTCCTGATGCTGGGCATTTCCTGAATTTCTACCTTCCCGGGGCCCTAAATATCGCACATATTTTACCTTCTACCTTGCCGTAAGGGGGGTGTGGTGATCGGTAAGGTTCAACCCGACTTCCTTCAAAAATGGCTTTCATCCCTGCGTACCTCAGACGTAGgcagctgttttatttttgtgtgaaaaACGCTCTGTGTATATTTGTCTATAGATCTCTTAGTGGGTGGACCAGACCTTCGAGGTTTTGGGAAAGGAGAAGGCAGGGATTTGCCCTTCAGTTCTGTGTGCCGAGCAGTAAATCATTTTGCTGCATTGCGTCCAGGATGCTTTCTGGCCTTGTGTGTGTATCAAGCTTTCTGTCTTTTGCAGGAACATTCAATGAATGATCCCCCCTCTTCCAGCCACACCCCATTCCTTTCATGTTCTTACAGCCTCTTCCCTTAATGCTTGGTTGTGGTCTGGACAAGTGGCCTCTGCCACGGAGAAGAAGCAAGAAATATGATTGACTTGTGTGGATTTTCTCAGTGTGCAAGGGTTGTAAATGGAGTTCCTTTCGACTTCTTTAGAACAACAATCAGTTCTCCGTGGAGATGAAGGAACTGTTGAGTTCCCAAAATTATAGGCAGGGGTGGTGGGGCATTGGAGCGGATGATTTCAGCAGGTTGTTTGTGTGAAccacccagtcacccagtcaCTCAGGGCAGTGAGCTTGGTGCTGTGTGCAGGTCAGCAATGGACGCAACTGTGGTTTTGCCCTCAATGAGCTTGACTGGCCAAGAAAAGAGATTCAGACAGGCAACACACCACAAGCAGTTTTACGCCAAATTAAAGGAATTTATTTCTAAGAAAGGGTCACAGAAGCAGTTTGGGGGTCTTGGGAAGAAGGTCAATCTACTTTTCACACTTTGGGTTAgcttagaagaaaatataaggCCCCAAATTACTATCCAATGATGAATGATCTATCTTTCTAGCTTTGGATTCCTAGTAAGAGTATCTTCCTGGCTGTTAGACACTTCAGTCTATATTCCAAATATAGACTGTTATGAATTTGCATGAGTGGAGAACCCCAGCTGGCAAAGCCAGGCTATCCcatgagagagaaaacatgatggACAGATGGGGGGGCCgtggaaagtcattcacacccAGGCGTTGCATCCATCCGGAGAGTTTATtgtaatagagagatgaagagaaagataggaaggagagggagaagagagggagaaagagagagagaggtcaagggTGTACATCtcctgggaggaaaagcagaagagagagaaggggaggaattttccttttttttttttttttttttttttttttactttttttaattaaatctaaatgtgtagcccaggctggcctcgacctcgtgatcctcctgcctccgcctccttcagcaaatcctaccggcatgcgccgccgccgccgccgccgccaccaccaccaccaccaccaccggcgaattttccttaaaatgagacTTTTATATCAGGGCGCAGGGCAGtgccaaggggcgggtcagaatattaacaccaCCACCcgcccccccaccacacacacatacttgctcCTGACTGCCCCAGGGTTCTGACTCAGGGAAAAGCATCACGACTACCCTCCCCCACATCTCCTAGAGGTCCAAGCCAGAGACCTGTAGGAGTCATGCTGGCAAGTTCCCTGCCTTTCTGTGCCCAGCTGCAGGCTGTGGATTCTAAACACTGAATCCCTCTAATTCAtccacctccttctccttcatTGTCCTTTCTCTGGGGTGGATTACTCTCCTCAACCAATGAGGTTCCTGAAGTCAGCTCCCAGTTTATGCCCTGCCTTCCTGGTGTTCCCCTACCACAGCTAGGGAACATTGAGTAGACTTGAAGTCAGATTGTAAGGCTTGCTATTTAACCCTTCACTGGCCTTGGGACAGGAGCCACACACTCCCTTTGCCGGGCTGCTGAGTGTAGGGTGATAGTTCTGATCAGGTGCTCTTTTCACAGCCCATTTGTTTCAGTTTTAAGATCTGTCCTTATTATTTGTTAattatgtgtgtctctgtgtgggtttgtgcacatgagtgtactTGCCCTCGGTGTTCAAaggaggtcatcagatcccctgacctagagttacaggcagttgtgagctgtccaacatgggtgctggaaacagagctCAGGTTCTTTGCCAAGTGATCCCCAGCCTCCCTCTACCCTTTTgagtttcattttatttgcaaACATGCCTTGCATTCTATCTAACTCCTGGAAGCCTTTGCACATGTTCATTCACCTGCCTGGAACACTTGCTCATGCACTTATTCCTGCTTTTCCCAAGATCCCAGCTGGGACCTTCCCTCCCCTGGACATCCTCCCTTAGGCTCCAGTGTCCATCAGATGCCTGTCCTCTCGGGGTTCTCCACCATCTGCTTCTCCCTGCTCTGTTGtactgtagacaagcctgtgtcCACAACCTTCCTGAAACTGCTTCCTACTGCCTTGCACAAAGAtaatgctcaataaatacttgttgagaGGAAGGGAGTTTAAGTATGCTTTATTGGATGTCCAAATGACGGATTTACTCTCTGTCAGTTGGTCTCTTGGTAGGGAAACAGTAATAGCCTTAAAATAGgagtaacaataaaataatatcattACTATATTATTACTGCACAGATGatacttgttttaaaatatacttttacatAATTGACacagtaaatatatataattatgtgatAGACTGTGGCATTTTAATATCATGTATTTAATGTGTAATCAACAGATTAGGGCAATTGGCATAGCCATTACCCCagacatttattatttctttatgatGGGACCATCCATAATCCTATATACTAGCTGTTAAGGAATCTGGTTTTTGCCAACCTCAGCTGTCCTGCTGTGCTGAAGGACATTAGACATTGTTCCTCCTTTACAGGGACACTGTGTACCCCTTAACCTCTGCTTCCCCACACAATTTCCAGGCTCTGGTAACTCTTTAGCTTCCATGTGTAAGTGAGAACACATggaatttgtctttctgtgcttaGAGCAATTAATGTTTGTTGAATGCTCAGTGTATGCCAGGTACTCTTCTGGAGCTTTAATTGAATTTTACAGTAACCATGTGAGCTAGAATTTTCTAGTTTCCTTTTGtgaaaaatggagaaataaagcaGGACAGCTGAGGAATGCACCTGATTTTATACAACTAGTAAGCCGTGATACCAGCTTGAAGCCAAGGTCTGTGGTGTAACATGATTTATCCCTTTGTAGTAACAAGTGAGACTTACTCTGAGATGTCTATAGGGCAGAAGAGTATGAGTCACCAGGTGGATGATACACTGTGGTCACTAGGTATGGGGCCATGCAGGAGAAGAATCCATGATGGACAACTCTGAAGAGCATCCTTCCCACTGCCTATTCACCTTGTTCAGCCCAATAACTCAGTTCTCAGGGATGGAATTGCCTGGTTTCCAGCAGCGAGCCTTCCCTGATTCTGAAATCTTAGCTGTGTGTGGTTTGGACAttgcttgctctctctgtgtgtctgtttcctcctctggGAAATACGTACCTGATAACACTTGCCTGCAGTTTCCCAGTGATTGACGGGTGGGATAGAATCCCGTGCTGGTGTCTCAGAACTGTCTTTCTCATCACCCCATGACAGTTTCTTCTTAAactttttccatttgtttatttgtttagtttttaagtGTTATTTTAGTTATTTCTCTACTCCCTAACCCACCCACGGCAGTCTCATTGTGCAGCattgggtggcctggaactcatggcgtagtcaggctagcttcaaactcacatcAGTCCTgcctgggatttaaggcatatGCCATTATgccccagccagtactgtgtgtgtgtgtgtgtgtgtgtgtgtgtgtgtgtgtgtgtgtgtgtgtgcgcgcgcgcttcAGCACTGTGCTTACACATTTCTtgggtgtccccccccccccgcccccgtcatGATTCTTCtctagttttctgtttttttttttgtttgtttgtttgttttttttaatgtttttgggtattttgcctgtacgCATGTCTGCACTCCAGGGGAATCCTGGTGCCCTtcaagaccagaagagggcgcccgATGCccagggactagagttacagatagtcatGAGCTgcctgtaggttctgggaatcgaaccccagTGTTCTGAAAGAGTAGCCTGTGCCTtcatcactgagctgtctctccagctcccctgttATTATTTCTTCGTCTATACTTCAGTCAACAAATGCTCTGGAACTCAGAGCCTCCCTACATGTTATGCCCCTTGTGCCGCTTCAAATGTGAGGGTCTCTTCAGTGTTGTCTCTTTTTCTGTGACAGCCCCctccggggtgtgtgtgtgtgtgtgtgtgtgtgtgtgtgtgtgtgtgtgtgtgtttcagacagagtctcacactgtagcctgaCTGGCCAGGAATTCACTATGAAgtaaggttggccttgaactcccagaaatcctcctgccccagcctccttgatgctgagattacaggcatgagccaccaccctgGGTTTACAGTAAGCGTAAAGTGACTCTGAGGTAAGTTGAGCACCGATGCTCTTCTGAGTCAGCCTTGTGAGACTGGTGAATCTAAAGAAGGAGCAGTGGGGAAATTAAAGGAATGCACAGGAGAGccagggatacagctcagtggtagagctcttgccgaGTGTGTGCAAGACCTGGATTAAACCCCTCGCTGGCACACACATGCtcttatacatgcacacacacaggcagatgcACAAGAAACCTCACATACCACTACTCTTTTCCTATTTACTAACATACTTATTTTCTCCTAtggaaaatagattaaaaaatagtaaaatataaaaatgccaaGATGCTGTGGCTATATAGGTCATAGGCCTTAGGGGAGAACCTACTGCTATTATTCTCCCAAATGGAACTAGTATTAAAGTGACTCCTAATAccttattgctatacccatagattagtgcacttatcagtcctcatcagagaaacctCTTCTTGCAGTGGTCAGTAATTAACACAGACTCACAACTTATGCTAAATACTAACTGGTATGTCTGTCATATCCCTCCctgcaaggctcagggatcacctAGGAAGAAGGGGTGGAGAGACTGTAAGAGCAGGAGGTTGTAGATGACTAGGCACAGTGTTTTCTAGACACAGCAGGGCACATAGGAACTCACCTCGATCCTTACAGCATACACAAGTGCTgtgcaaactcaagccagacaaaatcccagggtggagatggggagatggacATAAAGTCCCACCCCTACCTGGGGAGCTATTAGCATTTGATtggtgctgggagagggagggtctgttttctttaaggatataaCCCTGGTAGAGTATTTTAGCCACACAAGTTGGACTTTATGGgaatgagaaagagaggaagcacacaaagttgggtgggtagggaagtgggggtagatctgggaggagtcggGGGAGGAGAGagtatattaaaaatacattatggaattctcacagaattaataaaaatattatttaaaaaattagtagtctggggctggagagatggctcagtggttaagagctctggctgctcttcaagaggaccctggttcaatcgccagcatccacatggcagctcacaactgcttgtaactctagtttcaggggatctgacaccttcacaccaatgcacataaaataaaataaactttaaaaaaaaaagaactaaaaaaaaaacaaaagaaaaggagagagttaaaaaaatcaatagtcaATATAGAATTTAGCAGGCTAAAGATCTACATCACATCTCGTTTACATCCCTCACTTTGGGGGACATGGGGAGATGAAGGGGCATGACCTATGAATCCACAACAggctagtgcagtggttctcaaccttcctaatgctgtgaccctttaatacagttccttatcttgtggtgactccaaccataacattattttcattgctgttccataactgtaattttgctactgttgtgaatcgtaatataaatatctgatatgcagatgatTTTGGGGgactctgtgaaagggtcatccaACCTGCAAAAggatcgtgacccacaggttgggaaccgcTGAGTTAGAGGCTGGTTCCTCATCCCCTGAGGCTATCTTATTTCTGTTGCATTTTGGGTGATTGAGGGCAGGGTTTCAATGGACCCTGTCCTCATCACTGGAGATGCTTTACCTGTCCTATGATTCACAGGACAATCAATTAGTTTTAGGGAAGGGCAATTATAATGCACAGTGATTAACTGTTGATTACAAGTGGATGTCTTGACCACTGGGATGTTAGTAACAAAGCAAATAGTCCCAAGTGAATCCTCATTTAGAGGAGACAGAAGCCACCCACTGCAGAGCCCTCTATAGACAAAATCTAAAGAGTTGATGAAGAAGTCATTGAGAGCagaggctggggggaaggtgttGCCTGTGTTGTAGGTTGAGGGAAAGAGGGCCTTGCAGGCCTGGAATCGAGGATGAGTTGTAATGTCTAGTCAGCCTGAGCAGGAGCAGGAGTCTCATTTAGAAATGCAACAGCTGAGGGTATAGCAGATCTTGAAGACAGGCAATGCAGAATTAGCTGAGGTGTCTCCCACCCCACATGTGTGTTTGGAGTGACAAGATGGAGGATAGTAGCTGGTGGTCCAGAGAAATTCCATAGTTTTGTGGGATGCCTATCATTTGTATATACATTTGTTCTCCAAAACTCTATATAATATGCCCCTCACCCTTTCTTTAGACTTGCATCCTCACCAATGGACCTGGTTGGTTTTGGTTACGCAGCCCTGGTGACAATTGGAAGTATTTTGGGATATAAGCGAAGAGGTAAGCCAAAacttccctcctttccctccttctttctctccctctcttcctccctctctgcctcccttcctaatacagtgtctcatgtagctcaggctggcttcaaactcactactGATCtgccaagtggtgggattataggTGGGTACCACATGCCCTGCACAAATTCAACAAAGGAACTTAGTGGGGAGCTGGTGACTGTGTTAGGAGTTGGTGGCTGTAGTGGGAGTTGGTGGCCGTAGTGGGAGTTGGTGGTTGTAGTGGGAGTTGGTGGTTGTAGTGGGAGTTGGTGGCTGTAATGGGAGCTGGTGGCTGTATATGTGggaaaacatagattaatagaaataggttaatttaagatataagagctagctagcaagaggcctgccataggccatacagtttgtaaataatattaagcctctgagtgattattttataagcagctgtgggactgcagggccaggcgggaccagagaaaactttcgactacattttgtttgtgtgtgtgtgtgtgtgtgtgtgtgtgtgtgtgtgtgtgtgtgtgtgtgttttggtgggTGGGGACTTAGATCTAGATGAGGTTCTGTTTCCTTTCGGCCATCCTGGGACCGTGTGTCTAGAGCAGTGTGGGCCTGGCTTACTTCAGTGTGCTGGTCTTTTCCTCTGCACTTTTTCTGGTGTCTTGTCACCATCTTTACAAATTTGCAATGTTCTTCCTTTGGTTCTCTTTAGAAAagagtctttttttattttctgttccaaCTCTTCTTCAGTGAGTCACACAGAGGTGGCTTCTAGCCTGTTGTCTCACCCagaatttacttattttgagataagattttttcttatataatctctctctctctctctctctctctctctctctctctctctctctctctctgtgtgtgtgtgtgtgtgtgtgtgtgtgtgtgtgtatctgtctgtctgttattgTAGAGTATTctccagagaagactgcttggacATGGGTTTAAACCAATAGAAAGCCTTTATCAGCTGGCCAGCTACTACACTGgatgttcaggatcccagtgtagctcCAAACCTTTCTCAGGAtgggcttttaagcacaaaaactatGTTCTGGGTTGACAATCTCACTTAACAAGAACaattagccagaagcagaactactgAAGCCAAAAAGCAAAGTTAGTTATATTTGGAGACTTTCCTAGAACTGTGGACTTTGACGGGTTagggctttgttttcattttggcaggtggtgctgcctgtgtgctgagttttacagctagaatggcacttccatcatggagtcagttgtgctaaggtctaggAGCCTACCTATGTCTATCTGTCTatgcctacatgcatgcatggacAGCTGTAGTTTATGAACCCAGCTGCATAGCTGAATTCCCTATGGGTGTTTAAAACAGAGAGATGCTTCAACTTCTACCAGGGAGTTCTAATCTAGAAGATTTCCAATTAGTTGAATTCTCTAAAGCAAGGATTACATGCAAATTATTTGCAATGTCTCCACTGTGCAGCTCTCTGTCCAGAGTGTAGGAAGTGCTTAGCATTTATATGGTGCATTGTGGTGGGTGGCTTGACTAGACACAGATGGCTGTGTCTTCTACTCTCTGAGCATAGTCTCCTTTTGTGTTTAAATGCTGGTACCTTGAGGCTAGAAGATGATTATTCAAGATAGAGCCATTGCTTAACCTACACAGCACTTCTCTCCTCACCCTtgtaagataaaaatattaatgaaaccCATTTCCTGTCATCACAATTCCTTAGTAAAAAGGAGACTGGGATGGGGGACGGGGtgtgatggaagaggaggagccaCTGAGGAAGGCTGTCTTACTCTTGCACGTGACGTCTACCTCTGCAGTGCCGTGTTCAGGCTCTCCTGCCTTGCATTTAGTATTTCGCAGGAAACTACCTGTGAAGAGGTCCATACTTAGTTTGCCTTCTTCCCTGtagtggtttaaaagaaaatggcccccaaagggagtggcactgttaggaggtgtggctttgtcagagtgggtgtggccttgttggaggaagtgtgtcaccgtggagaCGGgttttaaggtctcatatatgctcaagataccacccagtgtctcagaccacttcctgttgactgcaagatgtagaactctcagccacttctccagtgTCATGTCTGACTCTagactgccatgtcccaccaggatgataatggactgaatctctgaactgtaagccagccccagtgaaatgttttcctttataaaagttaccatggtcacggtgtctctttaaatcaatagaaaccctaactaagacaatccctGTATAATGCCCACAGAAGAAAGTTAGACTTATGAGTTAGCCTCAAAATGATGGAATGAGTTCCTTTCATTTTtcaactttctctctctttagtatttgccttttttttctttcttttttagtcagggtctctctatatagccctggctgtcctgggacactgcatagaccaggctgaccccaacctcccagagatccacctgcttctgcctcctgagtgctgagattaaaggcgtgcgccaccacacctggctgcagTTCTCTTTTCCCTGTCTTCATTTTAAGAATacctattttcattatttttaactgtgcatatgtgtgggtatgtacacatgagggCAAGCACCCAAGGAGGCCCTACAAGAGCAGCCTCACGATTAACTGCCGAGCCCTCTATCCAGCTGATGAaatctccctctctgtttctctctctcctcccacaggTGGAGTCCCATCTCTGATTGCTGGTCTTTCTGTTGGACTTTTGGCTGGCTACGGAGCCTACCGTGTCTCCAATGACAAACGGGATGTCAAAGTGTCATTGTGTAAGTGTCTTGTtttctccagctacagaggatCAACCTGGAAGATGCCCCCTTGACACTTTGTACCAGGCTTACTGGAAAATGATCAAAGTTAAGTGTCTATGAGTCCATGGCAAGCTTGAATATCGTCCTTACTGCTTTCCAGATAGAACTGATCAAAAATAATAGTACTGACAGCCTTCCACCTCATTTCCATAACACATTACAGGAAGTTGAATCAGAAAAAGCATGGAGTTATGACTAGATTTTCTTTTAGCTTTCTTAGGTGTACATTTAATGTGATTTTTAAGTTGCTGTGAAGACGCCTTTGTGCTACCTTACTGTTTAGGGCACAGATAGCCCTTATGTACAGCTGTGCCTTAGGACTGTCTAAAAAAACAGTACTTTTGCTCATTCTCATAGCATCCTTTTTTCCTGGGCTCAGCAAGAGAGTGCCTGTTGTTTAACCCCCAGGGTATCTGGTTTTAGTCTTTTCACTAGCAAACATGAATGACGCTTAAAATTCTAATTCATTGTATTTGGGTTTCAGTTACAGCTTTCTTCCTGGCCACCATAATGGGCGTGAGATTCAAGAGGTCCAAGAAAATAATGCCTGCTGGTCTAATTGCAGGCTTAAGGTAAGAACCGTTCTGATCTGTGCTTTCCTGGCAGTGTTTCAGAGTGGTGAAAGTCTACAGCAATACCACCCTGAATATGCCCAGTCTCGCTGAAGTGCTGGTAATTTTTGTGAAGAATTAAATTTcatggggatggagaggtggctcacttactgctggtgcagaggaccaggtttggctggtgaccatctgtaactccagttccaagggatccaacactctctggcctccatgttcaccaggcacacacatatacatgtgcatgcaggcaaaacattattacacataaaataaaaataaatgttttaaaagactaATTTTCATGCTGGAGAAGTGACTCAGTCGTTATGAGCACTAGCTGATTTCCCACAGGAACTGAATTTGGTTTCCAGGAAGCACATCAGGTGTCTTACAACCACCTGAAACTTTAGGTCCAGGGGATCAGGCAATGTCTTCTGGACTTTGCAggcaatcacacatacacatagacacagacagacagacagacacacacacacacaaactatggaataaatctttaaaaacagttttagaaGAATTAACTTTTGTTGGAAAGGTCAAATAATTATCTGGTAAGTCTAACTGTAACAGACAGAATGATTCAGTCAGTCTTTCGAGTGACCACATTCCTCTCTGATCCACTTTGTAGTGTCCCACCAGATGGACACGCTTATCTTTATCAGACTAAAGAGTCAAGTTCCCCCTTCATTTTCCTCAAGATTCCTCCACTTGTAGCAGTAAATTGGTTTAGTGACAGTCTGAGTCATTGAATTTCAAAgagagatcattttttttttttagtaaataaccttaaatttctcTTAATTTGATCAAGTATATTCatttcatctcatttttttttttggttgggtgaTTAgtatattagttgcttttctgttacAGTGTTAGATTATCCTGATAAACAGAGAAGGAGAGGGCTTATTCCTGGGGGATGTTCCAGGGGTGATGCTGTCCATCCTGTCAGGTCAGGACAACAGCACTGTGTGAGACAGCCTGGGAAACTGGAAGTCAAATGATCCCATCCTATCCACaccaagagaaagggaagagggccAGGCTAcaaaccctcaaagcctgccccttgatgacacacttcctccatccaggctccacttcctaaagcgccaccagctggagacTAAGTGTTCATACACTCGAACCccggggggtgaggggtgggggtgggtgggaggtgggggggttggggagtTTGGGGGGAGTGGGAAACAATTCTCATTCCCACAGCTAGTTACTAGTTAGTAACTGTTATCTTGcaatgctgaggactgaacccagggcctagcacatgccaggcgagcactctaccactgagctacatccccagccctgatcCTGC
This DNA window, taken from Peromyscus maniculatus bairdii isolate BWxNUB_F1_BW_parent chromosome 21, HU_Pman_BW_mat_3.1, whole genome shotgun sequence, encodes the following:
- the Tmem14a gene encoding transmembrane protein 14A, whose product is MDLVGFGYAALVTIGSILGYKRRGGVPSLIAGLSVGLLAGYGAYRVSNDKRDVKVSLFTAFFLATIMGVRFKRSKKIMPAGLIAGLSLMMILRLVLLWL